One Conger conger chromosome 7, fConCon1.1, whole genome shotgun sequence genomic window, AAAGCTGTGATAGAACAGTTAAAGAGCAGTCATTTTCATCAGGCATGCAGGTGAAAGAGTGTAACCTAACACAGTAGATCTGTGAAAGATAAATAGTCTTGTAGAAAGGAGAGGAGCAACCATTTTTTGAACAGTCAGCATCCATTTTGTGCCACAGACAAAGGGAAGGCCACAGAACATTCTCATGAATGTGCAATAAAAGTGGGAGATGACACATTCAAGCCGCACATGCAGCCCACATTGATAAATGTGGTTATGAAGCACTGAGTTCAGTACTTCTATGTGGCCCAGGAGAGGACACTGATAAACTAACGCCGTGAGGTGTTTCTGTGGCAATGAGGCATCTTGAAGGCCAAAGGATCTTTCTCTCACTTACaaacccacacgcacactcacaaaatAACTAACCCACAGAGACAAATTGAATCATACATaatctttatctctctctctctctctctctctctctctctctctctctctctcatacatacacatactctctcacacacacatagacacgtgTACACAGAAACAAAAGGCCTCATTGGGTGGCAGGCAAAATCTTGTGAACAAATTTGCATCGTAGTTCCCATGAACACATTGGCCTCACTGTGGGGgctctgggggagggggtggaggatcAGGTGGAGGCTGAAGGTCACCATTCGGCTCTTTCCTCTCCAGGTTACCATTGGCTTGTGGGGTTTTGAGGTTTTTATGGATGAGTGGTCTTCTATGACGTCTTCTCCTACCCTTGCGCTGTGGGTTGGAATTGGTATGGTCTTGGGCGGAATCCGTTTTGAACCTCCCGCTTAGCGCATCTGAAGAATCGTCGATGTAGGCCAGATTCTCTCCGAAATAATCCAGGGGTTGGGAGCTGATTGGATCCGGTAGAGACTGGGGATCCTGTGTTCCGTCCGCCACCCGCTCTGTTTCCGTCACCTCGGAGGAGCCAGATTCTGTGTATGACTCGTCCGAGGAGTACGAGTAGGAGGAGGATTCGGACTCGTCGTTGGGCAGGCGGCCGTTCTCCAGGGCTCTGCCTCCACTCCCCGTGCCCGCCTCCCCCTTTCCCTGGCTGCGGCTGTGGTGGCCGTGGCTCCGGGGCCTCCGGTGATGCCGTCTCCGCCGGCTCTTGTAGAACGGATCGTCGATGTTGGGGATGCGGAAGTCAACGGACATGTTCTGGATGTTCTGGGTCCAGTCGGTGGCGTGTGCTCGGAGCTCTTCCATctgaggtggggagagaggtggaagCGCCCCATGACAGTATAATTTGATAACACAGTGCTATTTTCCATTGCTATGCAGACGACACGCACAGCTATTACCTCATGATTACAATGCAATCAGTTATGTTGTAGAATGTCTATAAAAACTTGCAAATTTTGATTTCTATTTCCTTCAACTTAACCgagaaaaggcaggaatattGCATCAAAAACACGGGTAATCTAACGGGTACGATTTACATTTGTGCTTTCTGCTCtatataaagaaacattataCGTCTGATGTTGAAAAATTATGCATTTCTCTCAAGTAGTCTAGATTGCGGTAAACCTTTTTTCTGGCCTTCCAAAGCACATTATTGAAAGATTACAGTTGGCTGAAAATGCCACTGCAAGACTATTGAGCAAAACAGTGAAGACAAGCTCATATTACCCTAGTACCTGCATCTTCTCACTGGCCGCCTCTTTGGTTTATAATtgattttaaaactattttactTCTTTGTAATGCCTTAAATGGTCTGGCACCAGAATACATTACTGAATTTACGGAAAACGCCCAAATGTGTTTTCCGATCTACAGATACGTGATTTCTCTGAACCCCAAAAGTTCATTAACCCCTAGTATTGCCCCGTtccttgacacaagcttgaaaatgtcaTAACCAAAAGAacaatggttactattcttgaacccttttgacttcTGGCATAatcttggtctcttctgaaaggtaaccctttggggtttgttttccaagagtcagaattactctgtttttaaatgggtacagattattgtggctgtggctgataGAAATACAATGCAGCCACAACAGTGGACAAATCCTGTTTAAAAATTGATGACaatatcagaaaaaaatgaccattctgcattgtttcttctaagctacactcagtgagcactttattaggcatttatgagacttattttttagacgtattaagtcttctgctgctgtaccctatccactatgctgtagacctgtacactagtttgttaatgcaaatatttaatcagccaatcacagggcagcaactaaatgcagaaaacCATGCAACTAAATTCATACAGGCATGAGGTTAAGCTTTTTCAGAAAGGTGAAAATGgtccatggaatgattgttggtgccagatagggtggtttgagtatctcagaaactgctgatttcttCAGAAATATTAATTCCGACGATtcagattccttggaagtcctccaaaggaagtcctctatttagacataGGCATGGCAAAAAACATTATATGTTGTGAAACATCAACCATTTTTGGAATAAagtctcaagaactgtttttactGGAGCGGAACAGTCTCTGCTTGAGTAATGAAAATGCTACACTTTCATTACACTTTcgaataaaagttttttttttccatgcaaGCCTAACACACCATACACCGTTGGAAACATAATGTTATCTTCTAAAATGGCCGACCAATAACCTGCATGAGAAGTGCCATATTAGAGTTCTTCTTCTTTAGTCTTATTATTATGGgtcacatgaacacaaacagcacattatagacagagagagagagaaagagtgaggccAGATGGATGAAACCCGATGGCTGAAAAAGACTGAAAAAATAGAGTAATGAGTATGGATGAAGAGTGAAGGAAAAAAGCATGGATAAGTTGATGTACAATTTGGAAAAGGAGAAGAGAACAAGTCAAGATTAACATTTTGTTGTCTGCCGTTCTGTATTGAAACAGTGTTTGTGGTTGTATTTTGATACAATCCCCTACGTGCTCCGATAGGGCCTGTCTGGGACACACCTCAGCCCGGGTCTTTTTGGACAGCACACGGAGCCAGTTCCCAATCATGGTGAGGACGGAAGCAAAATAGGCCAGGCCCAACAGGATCCAAAACCACACCAGAGGCTTGTACCAGTGGTCTTTACCAGTGATATCCCCATCACCTGAGAAAGAGACAAGCGGTTATGATAGATACAGGATTcagacagtacagtacatagaccgtacaaactattttgatagTCCCACATTTGATATATGGTCAGTTTCTCATAAGGGGAATGATACCATGGTTACATCCAAACTGCAAAAATGTTGTATGACATAATTTTGAGttttcaattaaataatgaGGCAATTATTAAAAGAATATAGCCTATTACATCATTGTGCCTCAAGTCTGCTTAGTTAAGTtggaggcctgtgtgtgtcagggggtAGCTTTGCCACAGATATTATGAAACAGATTTTCCCTGTTTGGTTTTCTCTTAATGGCAGTAGAAATGTGTGGCTCTTTGCTTTACTGGAAACAACACTTTCACTGTTAAGAATATTATAATATAGTAATATAATATCTGCAGTATGAAATCTAAGACAGTGCAAGTTCTCAAAGCAGAAGCTGCTGTAATTGTGTCATGTCAGTCTAGCAAGCACTCAGTGCACCCTCAAGTCACCACACTGGTGTGGAAAAATTACAGGACTGGAAAAAATCCTTGTTGTCAGGAATGGTACCTGCCACATAGTCCCCGAAGCCCACGGTGGTGAGAGTGATCACCACAAAGTAGGTAGACTCCAGCAGGGTCCAGTCCTCCACCTCCTGAAACACCAGGGTTGGTACGGCAAGGAAGAGCAGGCAGCCCAGCAGGATGGAGAAGAGAGCTGAGATGACACGAACTATAGTGGGACTCACCCTCCATTGCTGAGAGAGCAGAAGAAGAGGGAAAGAGttggaaggaggaaggaggagagagtggtaCTGCAGCTTGTACGTAGACATTTTCCTTCTATACATGAGCAGGTCAGTATCGGGCTGTGAAAAAACTGTCCTTTTTTTTCACTTGGAACAGCTGAATATTTGTGGCTGTCATCCTGAAGGACTTATCAGTGTCCCACCCAAGCAGCTGGAACGTAACCCTTGTCAAAAAGTTATTATATATCGTGTAAAACCTGCCCTCATGGGCCATGTGTCATTGTGGGACATGGCTGGGCATGGCAGTGTCACActaaaagagagtgagaggctgAGACAGACACAATAGAGTGGCACCGTTCATTGTTATGGCGTCTCTCACCAGGAACAGTCTCTCAACCCTGGCAACGGTCTTCCTCAGACCGGTCCCCAGGTGGTCCCCCACCCCCGCCAGAAGAATTCCAAACATGGGGATCCCGACCAGGGCGTAGAAGATACAGAACAGCTGACCCCCTTCTGTCTGAGGGGCGATGTTCCCATAgcctgggggtgggggaggggggggggggggggggggggaacgacAGGGTTTTACTGTCACGGAAACAAATCAACAAAGATAATGATGGGATATGGAAAAAGAAGGTAATTCTGAGAAGCCATTGTGATGAAGAGGTATCACGACACTGAGAGTGTAGATCAGAGAGCAGATATACTTCTGAGCACTAACCCTGGATTAGTGGGATGACTTTTTCAGATAATGGCAAGGGATAAATTTATGTCTGCATAA contains:
- the LOC133133032 gene encoding potassium channel subfamily K member 4-like, with protein sequence MRCSTLLAILIMVLLYLVMGALVFRGLEAPREEGKHSQLESYLAAFLENYTCINPEILQTLIQEVSDAVGAGVDPNSNSSTFSSRWDLASAFFFSGTIITTIGYGNIAPQTEGGQLFCIFYALVGIPMFGILLAGVGDHLGTGLRKTVARVERLFLQWRVSPTIVRVISALFSILLGCLLFLAVPTLVFQEVEDWTLLESTYFVVITLTTVGFGDYVAGDGDITGKDHWYKPLVWFWILLGLAYFASVLTMIGNWLRVLSKKTRAEMEELRAHATDWTQNIQNMSVDFRIPNIDDPFYKSRRRRHHRRPRSHGHHSRSQGKGEAGTGSGGRALENGRLPNDESESSSYSYSSDESYTESGSSEVTETERVADGTQDPQSLPDPISSQPLDYFGENLAYIDDSSDALSGRFKTDSAQDHTNSNPQRKGRRRRHRRPLIHKNLKTPQANGNLERKEPNGDLQPPPDPPPPPPEPPQ